In the Sandaracinus amylolyticus genome, GGATCGGTCGGGCTCTGCTTCGCACTCGCCCGGGTGAGAAAGGAGGCGACGGCACGCGCGGAGCGCGGGACGGCGACGGGGGTGAACGAGGAGCGGTCACGCGCGGAAGCGCGGGACGGCGACGGGGGTGATGGAGGCGACGTCACGCGCGGAGCGCGGGACGGCGACGGGGGTGATCGAGGCGACGGCACGCGCGGGAGCGCGGGGTGTTACCCATGCGCGTAGACGAACCGAGGAGACGAGCATGGCAATCGAGTACTTCCTGCGGGGTGATTTCGACGTCGACAGCACCCTGAGGGAGCGCTTGCTCGGCGCGCTGGGCGACGACGTGCGGGCGCTCGAGCCCGTCGGACCGCGGCAGGTCTTCGTGCTCGCTTCACCGCTCCTGTGGATCGCGGGCTCCGAGGCGGGAGGCGGTCGGGACTCGACGCTCCATCTCCGCGTGATCGACAAAGAGCGAGTGATGGAGGCGACGGAGCAGATGGTCGCGTGCGTCGCCGCCGTGCTCGAGGATCTCGGGGGTGACGAGGCCGAGCTGTGGCTCGACGAGCACGTCATCCTGCGGCGGAAGGGCGACAGCGTGCGCCTGAAGGACCCCGGCGAGTGGCTCTTCTGGAACGCAGAGCGCCGACGCATCCTCGGAATGCCGCGGCGATAGGCGCGATACCCCGGCTCCTGTGTCGAGGGTGAGTCGCTCCGGCCCGCGCAGCCCGCACGGGAGGTGCGCGGGGGGCGCTGGTACGGCGCAATCGCGCGGCTGGGTCGTCGCGGGGCGCGCTGGTACGGCGCGAAGGCGCACCTCGGGTGGCCGGGGAGCACGTTGGTACGGCGCAGATGCCCACCTCGGGCGTCCGGGGAGGACGTTCGTACGCTGCCAACGCCCACCTCGGACGTCCGGGGAGGGCGTTGGTACGGCGCAAACGCGCACCTCGGGTGCCCGGGGAGGGCCTGGGCGGGCGCAATCGCGCTCCGCGGCCCTTCCCATCGTCGTCGGGAGCGCGAACGAGACCTCCGCGGCGCGCCCGGCCCCGGTATCGAGCCCGGCTCAGGCCTCGTCGTCGCCGCCCCCTCGGGCTCGCTCGGTGCGGAAGAACCGCGCCGGCCAGTCGCGCGGGAGGCCCCGCTCCGCGGCGCGGGTCACCAGCGCGGCGTGCAGGCCGTCGCGCTCTCGGGTGAGGTCGAGTGCGAGCTCTTCGCGGCCCACCCGCGCCGCGCCGCGCACCTGCGCGCTCGCGGCGGTGCGATCCAGCGCCGCCTGCGCCGCGTCGCTCCATCGCGTGAGCGCCGGGCGATGGGTCTCGAGCAGCGCATCGCCGGTGATGGTGAGCCAGCCGCGCACGCCGGCGATCTGGGTGACGAGGCGCTGCACGACCCAGCGGCTCACCTGGCGGTTGAAGAAGCGGGTCCAGCGCGCCGAGGTCGGCTCGGCCTCGAGCGCGAGACGGTTGCCGAAGTCGCGGCAGGCATCGTCGAGGCGCGCGTTCGCGACGGTGCGATGCGCGCTGGCGCCGGCCTCGGCGATCCGCGCCGCGCGCTCGCGGGCGCGCTGGGCGTCGACCAGGGCGAGCCAGCCCTCCGTGTCGGTCACCAGGTCGGCCGCGTCCTCGTCGGCCTCGAGCGCGGCGTGGGTGAAGAGGACCTCCTCTTCGAGCGTGTCGAGCGACTCGTCGGCTTTGATCTTGCGCGGCATTCCTGCCCCCCTCGGGCGCGAGAATAGCGCGGCTACCGGCGGAAGCCCTCGAAGGTGGCGTGCCCGTTCACGCAGGTGTTCTCGACCTGGGCTCGGTAGCGCCAGTCGCCCGAGATGAAGTCGTCGTCGAGGACGAGGGTCCCGGTCGTCAGCTCGAACTGGGCCGAGCGGCCCTCGGGGTCGGTCACGAGGCAGTGGGTGCGGGCCGTGCTCGCGTAGGTCTCGGTCCGCACGTACAGGTCGATCCGGCACGCCCCGTCGATGAACACGCCCATCGCGTCCCGGTCGATCTGCAGCGTGGTCTCGGTGGTCACCTCGTCGGACTCCTCGCCTTCGCCGTCGCAGGGCGTGACCCGCTCGGTGAACGTCACGTCGTAGGCGCCGAGCCACACGTCGGAGGGCTCGGGGGGCTCGGCGCAGCCGGTCAGGGGGAGCAAGGCGAGGAGCAGCGTCGCTGGTCGCATGGCGCCGACCATCGCACGCCGCGCCCTCGCCGTCAGGGCTCGACCTGGACCGGGGTCGCCTGGGCGCCCGAGGCTTCGTCGCCGAGCTGGCCCGCGGCGTCGTCGCCCCAGCAGTAGGCGCGACCGCCCGCGAGCGCGCAGGTGTGGCTGCCGCCCGCGGCGATGACGCTGACGTCATCGAGCTCCATGACGCTCACCGGCGTGCGGCGGATGACCGGCAGGCCGCTGAGGTCGGATCCGTCGCCGAGCTGGCCACGCGCGCCGTAGCCCCAGCAGCGCGCGGTGCCGTCGGCGAGGCGGGCGCAGGCGTGTCGGGAGCCCGCCGCGATCCCCAGCGCGCCGGTGATGCCGGGCACCGGCGCGGCGGTGGGGCGATCGCCGCTGCTGCCGTCGCCGAGCTGGCCCGCGTCGCCGGCGCCCCAGCACGTCACGCTCGTCGCGGTGCGCGCGCAGGTGAACCCCTGGCCGCCGTCGAGCTCGACGACGCCGGTCACGTCGGTGGCCTCGACCGGCTCGGGGCGGTTGGTGGTGGTGCCGTCGCCGAGCTGGCCGTCGGTGTTGAGGCCCCAGCAGCGCACGGCGCCGCCGGCGAGCACGGCGCACGAGTGGTAGTCGCCGGCGCCGATCGCGATGGCGCCCGAGATCCCGGGGACGGCGCCCGGCGCGGCGCGCTCGGTGGTGGTGCCGTCGCCGAGCTGGCCGAATTCGTTGGCGCCCCAGCAGTGCACGGCGCCGGCGGCGAGCGCGCAGGAGTGCGACGCGCCGAGGGCGATGGCGGTGACGCCGGTCAGGCTCGCGATGGTGGCGGGGACGCTGGAGCCGACGCTCGTGGTGCCGCGTCCGAGCTGTCCGTCCGAGTTCTCGCCCCAGCAGGCGACCGAGCCGTCCTCCAGCACCGCGCACGAGTGATCCTCGCCGCCCGCGATCGCGACGACGGCGCCGAGCTCCTGCACGTCGGCGGGCGTCGACACGGTGGAGCCGGTCTCGGGGAGGCCCGCTTGTCCGATCGCGTTCGAGCCCCAGCACTGCGCGGTGCCGTCGGTGGTGATCGCGCAGGAGTGGCGGTAGCCGAGCCCGAGCGACGCGTACCCCGAGGTCGCGCCGGCGTCGTCGTCGGGGGGAGCGGAGGCGTCGGTCGCGCCGGAGTCCGGCGGGGCGCTCGCGTCGAGGCCGGGTCCGGCGTCGCCGGGCGCGTCGTCGTCCGATCCGCACCCCGCGACGAGCGCGAGGGCGAGCAGCGCGGCCCAACGCCGAGCAGGAAGTGTCGTGTGTGCCATGAGAGAGATTCCGTTCTCGCGTGCCCGCGGAAGAGTGACCGGCGGCGATGGACTCGCGCGCCCGTCCGGATATTCGCGCCTCTCGCCGAGACCTACTCGTCCGAGATCGCCACGTCGTCGAGCAGCTCTCCAGTCGCGTGCGCGATCTGGAGATCCGCGCTCACGAGATCGATCATCGCCCGCAGCCGGCGCCGCTGCGCATTCCGCAGCTCCGACTGCGCCTCGAGCACCACCGTCGGCGTGCTCGCCCCGAGCTCGAAGCGCTCCTGCTCGGCGCGCGCCAGCTCCTCGGCGATGCGCACCGTCTCGTCGGCCAGCGCCAACCGACGGCGCGCGAC is a window encoding:
- a CDS encoding RCC1 domain-containing protein; translation: MAHTTLPARRWAALLALALVAGCGSDDDAPGDAGPGLDASAPPDSGATDASAPPDDDAGATSGYASLGLGYRHSCAITTDGTAQCWGSNAIGQAGLPETGSTVSTPADVQELGAVVAIAGGEDHSCAVLEDGSVACWGENSDGQLGRGTTSVGSSVPATIASLTGVTAIALGASHSCALAAGAVHCWGANEFGQLGDGTTTERAAPGAVPGISGAIAIGAGDYHSCAVLAGGAVRCWGLNTDGQLGDGTTTNRPEPVEATDVTGVVELDGGQGFTCARTATSVTCWGAGDAGQLGDGSSGDRPTAAPVPGITGALGIAAGSRHACARLADGTARCWGYGARGQLGDGSDLSGLPVIRRTPVSVMELDDVSVIAAGGSHTCALAGGRAYCWGDDAAGQLGDEASGAQATPVQVEP